In Chloroflexota bacterium, one genomic interval encodes:
- a CDS encoding glycoside hydrolase family 32 protein, producing the protein MSDRLRPTYHFQPPANWMNDPNGLLQWQGRYHLFYQYNPNGAFHGTIHWGHAVTDDLVHWQDLPIALAPTPGGPDKDGVYSGCGFDNYGTPTVMYTGVRPQVQCIATADDPTDPDLTAWTKHAANPVIPDSPEGMPVEGFRDPFIWREVDGWYCVVGSGVTGEGGNILLYRSPDLVAWEYLGELCRGVEAETGRMWECPNFFPLGGKHVLLISPIPLRKVLFLVGEYREHRFTPERTGIVDDGGCYYAPQVMLDGQGRRLMWGWLREDRDVETQKASGWSGVMSLPTELSLTADGRLAVRPVAEVEMLRGAHQRLEGIEIPDGRTVPLGEVSGDRLELGLTLDPGDAAEVWLSVLRSPDGAEETRIVFDRAAGELWVDRARSTLDSVPDRERRGATVRPEADGSLRLRVFVDGSVAEVFAADGASLTSRVYPTRADSVGVCLGARGGAARIRDVDVWEMQPIWGPGERRIPE; encoded by the coding sequence ATGTCCGACCGCCTCCGACCGACCTACCATTTCCAGCCGCCCGCCAACTGGATGAACGACCCGAACGGGCTGCTTCAGTGGCAGGGCCGCTACCACCTCTTCTACCAGTACAACCCCAACGGCGCGTTCCACGGCACGATCCACTGGGGCCACGCCGTCACCGACGACCTTGTCCACTGGCAGGATCTCCCGATCGCCCTCGCGCCGACGCCGGGGGGCCCGGACAAGGACGGCGTCTACTCCGGCTGCGGCTTCGACAACTACGGCACGCCGACCGTGATGTACACGGGCGTTCGGCCGCAGGTGCAGTGCATCGCGACCGCCGACGACCCGACCGATCCCGATCTGACGGCCTGGACGAAGCACGCCGCCAATCCGGTCATCCCCGATTCACCTGAGGGCATGCCCGTCGAGGGGTTCCGCGATCCGTTCATCTGGCGCGAGGTCGATGGCTGGTACTGCGTCGTCGGGTCGGGGGTGACCGGCGAGGGCGGCAACATCCTCCTCTACCGCTCCCCCGATCTGGTGGCCTGGGAGTACCTGGGTGAGCTGTGTCGCGGCGTTGAGGCCGAGACCGGCCGCATGTGGGAGTGCCCGAACTTTTTCCCGCTCGGGGGGAAGCACGTCCTGCTGATCTCGCCGATCCCGCTGCGGAAGGTGCTGTTCCTGGTCGGCGAGTACCGCGAGCATCGGTTTACGCCCGAGCGCACGGGCATCGTGGACGACGGCGGCTGCTACTACGCGCCCCAGGTGATGCTCGACGGGCAGGGGCGGCGGCTGATGTGGGGCTGGCTGCGCGAGGATCGCGATGTCGAGACCCAGAAGGCGAGCGGCTGGTCCGGCGTGATGTCGCTGCCGACCGAGCTGTCGCTGACGGCCGATGGACGGCTGGCCGTGCGACCGGTGGCGGAGGTCGAGATGCTGCGCGGCGCGCACCAGCGGCTCGAAGGCATCGAGATCCCGGATGGGCGGACCGTGCCGCTCGGTGAAGTCAGCGGCGACCGGCTGGAATTGGGCCTGACGCTCGATCCCGGCGATGCCGCCGAGGTCTGGCTGAGCGTCCTGCGCTCACCAGATGGGGCTGAGGAGACGCGCATCGTGTTCGACCGCGCAGCGGGCGAGCTGTGGGTTGACCGCGCGCGCTCGACCCTCGACAGCGTGCCGGATCGTGAGCGGCGCGGCGCGACGGTCCGGCCTGAGGCCGACGGCTCGCTGCGGCTGCGGGTGTTCGTGGATGGCTCGGTCGCGGAGGTCTTCGCGGCGGACGGCGCCAGTCTCACCAGCCGTGTCTACCCGACGCGTGCAGACAGCGTCGGGGTGTGCCTGGGCGCGCGCGGCGGCGCTGCTCGAATCCGCGACGTGGACGTCTGGGAGATGCAGCCGATCTGGGGTCCGGGCGAGCGCCGCATCCCTGAGTAG